The following proteins are co-located in the Pyxicephalus adspersus chromosome Z, UCB_Pads_2.0, whole genome shotgun sequence genome:
- the PIGV gene encoding GPI mannosyltransferase 2 isoform X1 — MSGFLYQKRYTVCGSFWEMWGSHDPFVDEIVHFSLSCRGLTLVMQVLFNLLIPDHTADAFSPPRPLPVSHGDHIVEFLFSGLGRWDAEHFLFIAEHGYVYEHNTAFFPLLPMVIRGLAQGPFLPLAGVLTLRSRLLLSSAFLNCACSTLAAVSLYLLGCVTLQSRRTSFLAALLFCMSPISVFMTVAYSESLFAVATFTGLWQLQKNRFLLGSALLSLATAARSNGLVNAGFLVYSEMKAFLQQRSRHGLKAKRLCGIVLMILPFAIFQGYCYFRFCIPSYGVDNLPEKLAQLAKDKGYRVHGETVPLWCSYCFPLAYSHIQSEYWGVGLLRYFQLRQLPNFLLAAPAVFLGICAACKYISANIELCRYLGLSDMETKGRHGFYGPRVFVYVAQLSFLMVFGVLCMHVQVVTRLLFSSCPVLFWFCAHIIEEKEPWIWGLEKRKEASNPARRLFRAWHSLQTQTQIPLGYFLAYWVIGTALHVNFLPWT, encoded by the exons ATATACAGTTTGTGGTAGCTTCTGGGAAATGTGGGGGAGTCATGACCCATTTGTGGATGAGATTGTCCATTTCTCTTTGTCTTGTCGTGGACTCACATTGGTAATGCAG GTTTTGTTCAATCTCCTGATACCAGACCACACAGCTGATGCCTTTTCTCCACCACGACCACTTCCAGTGTCACATGGGGACCATATAGTGGAGTTCCTTTTCAGTGGTTTAGGCCGCTGGGATGCAGAGCACTTTCTGTTCATAGCAGAACATGGCTATGTATATGAACACAACACCGCTTTCTTCCCACTGCTGCCAATGGTTATCAGGGGGCTGGCACAAGGGCCTTTCCTACCCCTGGCAGGGGTGCTGACACTACGGAGCCGGTTGTTACTTTCCTCTGCCTTTCTAAACTGTGCTTGCTCCACGCTGGCTGCAGTTTCTTTGtacctcctgggatgtgtgactcTGCAGTCTCGACGTACGTCTTTCCTCGctgcacttttattttgtatgagCCCTATATCGGTTTTCATGACTGTTGCCTATTCAGAAAGCTTGTTTGCCGTGGCCACATTCACTGGCTTGTGGCAGTTGCAGAAAAATCGATTCCTACTTGGCAGTGCACTTCTCTCGCTGGCCACAGCAGCTCGTTCCAATGGACTGGTGAATGCTGGCTTCCTGGTATACTCTGAGATGAAAGCATTTTTGCAGCAGAGGAGTCGTCATGGACTAAAGGCAAAAAGACTGTGTGGAATTGTTTTAATGATTCTGCCCTTTGCTATTTTCCAGGGGTACTGTTATTTTAGATTCTGTATCCCCTCTTATGGAGTAGATAACCTACCTGAAAAGCTTGCACAACTGGCAAAAGACAAGGGCTATCGAGTGCATGGGGAGACAGTTCCTCTATGGTGCTCATACTGTTTTCCATTGGCTTATTCCCACATCCAGAGTGAATACTGGGGTGTGGGACTTTTGCGCTACTTTCAGCTACGACAGTTGCCCAACTTCCTTTTGGCTGCCCCGGCAGTATTTCTTGGAATCTGTGCAGCATGCAAATATATTTCTGCTAATATAGAACTGTGCAGATATTTGGGGTTGTCAGATATGGAGACAAAGGGCCGCCATGGATTCTATGGACCTCGAGTGTTTGTCTATGTGGCTCAGCTCTCCTTCTTGATGGTATTTGGAGTTCTGTGCATGCACGTTCAG GTTGTCACCCGACTACTTTTCTCTTCCTGTCCTGTCCTCTTCTGGTTTTGTGCTCATATTATTGAAGAGAAGGAGCCCTGGATATGGGGcctggaaaaaagaaaggaggcTTCCAATCCAGCCAGGCGCCTGTTTAGGGCCTGGCACTCACTGCAAACACAGACGCAAATTCCACTTGGGTACTTCTTAGCGTACTGGGTGATTGGGACTGCCTTACATGTCAATTTCCTCCCATGGACGTAA
- the PIGV gene encoding GPI mannosyltransferase 2 isoform X2: protein MWGSHDPFVDEIVHFSLSCRGLTLVMQVLFNLLIPDHTADAFSPPRPLPVSHGDHIVEFLFSGLGRWDAEHFLFIAEHGYVYEHNTAFFPLLPMVIRGLAQGPFLPLAGVLTLRSRLLLSSAFLNCACSTLAAVSLYLLGCVTLQSRRTSFLAALLFCMSPISVFMTVAYSESLFAVATFTGLWQLQKNRFLLGSALLSLATAARSNGLVNAGFLVYSEMKAFLQQRSRHGLKAKRLCGIVLMILPFAIFQGYCYFRFCIPSYGVDNLPEKLAQLAKDKGYRVHGETVPLWCSYCFPLAYSHIQSEYWGVGLLRYFQLRQLPNFLLAAPAVFLGICAACKYISANIELCRYLGLSDMETKGRHGFYGPRVFVYVAQLSFLMVFGVLCMHVQVVTRLLFSSCPVLFWFCAHIIEEKEPWIWGLEKRKEASNPARRLFRAWHSLQTQTQIPLGYFLAYWVIGTALHVNFLPWT, encoded by the exons ATGTGGGGGAGTCATGACCCATTTGTGGATGAGATTGTCCATTTCTCTTTGTCTTGTCGTGGACTCACATTGGTAATGCAG GTTTTGTTCAATCTCCTGATACCAGACCACACAGCTGATGCCTTTTCTCCACCACGACCACTTCCAGTGTCACATGGGGACCATATAGTGGAGTTCCTTTTCAGTGGTTTAGGCCGCTGGGATGCAGAGCACTTTCTGTTCATAGCAGAACATGGCTATGTATATGAACACAACACCGCTTTCTTCCCACTGCTGCCAATGGTTATCAGGGGGCTGGCACAAGGGCCTTTCCTACCCCTGGCAGGGGTGCTGACACTACGGAGCCGGTTGTTACTTTCCTCTGCCTTTCTAAACTGTGCTTGCTCCACGCTGGCTGCAGTTTCTTTGtacctcctgggatgtgtgactcTGCAGTCTCGACGTACGTCTTTCCTCGctgcacttttattttgtatgagCCCTATATCGGTTTTCATGACTGTTGCCTATTCAGAAAGCTTGTTTGCCGTGGCCACATTCACTGGCTTGTGGCAGTTGCAGAAAAATCGATTCCTACTTGGCAGTGCACTTCTCTCGCTGGCCACAGCAGCTCGTTCCAATGGACTGGTGAATGCTGGCTTCCTGGTATACTCTGAGATGAAAGCATTTTTGCAGCAGAGGAGTCGTCATGGACTAAAGGCAAAAAGACTGTGTGGAATTGTTTTAATGATTCTGCCCTTTGCTATTTTCCAGGGGTACTGTTATTTTAGATTCTGTATCCCCTCTTATGGAGTAGATAACCTACCTGAAAAGCTTGCACAACTGGCAAAAGACAAGGGCTATCGAGTGCATGGGGAGACAGTTCCTCTATGGTGCTCATACTGTTTTCCATTGGCTTATTCCCACATCCAGAGTGAATACTGGGGTGTGGGACTTTTGCGCTACTTTCAGCTACGACAGTTGCCCAACTTCCTTTTGGCTGCCCCGGCAGTATTTCTTGGAATCTGTGCAGCATGCAAATATATTTCTGCTAATATAGAACTGTGCAGATATTTGGGGTTGTCAGATATGGAGACAAAGGGCCGCCATGGATTCTATGGACCTCGAGTGTTTGTCTATGTGGCTCAGCTCTCCTTCTTGATGGTATTTGGAGTTCTGTGCATGCACGTTCAG GTTGTCACCCGACTACTTTTCTCTTCCTGTCCTGTCCTCTTCTGGTTTTGTGCTCATATTATTGAAGAGAAGGAGCCCTGGATATGGGGcctggaaaaaagaaaggaggcTTCCAATCCAGCCAGGCGCCTGTTTAGGGCCTGGCACTCACTGCAAACACAGACGCAAATTCCACTTGGGTACTTCTTAGCGTACTGGGTGATTGGGACTGCCTTACATGTCAATTTCCTCCCATGGACGTAA
- the DIPK1B gene encoding divergent protein kinase domain 1B isoform X3, protein MRKLRRFVHLVLFCPLSKGLQCDQYKKGIVSGSSCKDLCDDHTLVFHQCLSSSPTHQVYQGLWKEREVIIKCGVEENLKTESNPDASPRRERVLFDKPTRGTSMDEFKEMLLNFLKAKLGDQTSLMVLVRRILAMADVNRDGKVSLAEAKSIWALLQLNEFLLMISLHEREHTSQLLGYCGDLYITEKIPHDSLYGTKIPSFLQTLLPSPVHTMVHQWFSPAWPRRAKIAIGMLEFVEEIFHGTYGSFFICETSFKNIGYNNKYDFKVVDMRKVATEMTIKDFLKGRHCEQNSDCTYGSDCTAACDKLMKQCKNDVIQPNLAKACKLMQDYLLHGSPSDLKEELQKQLRTCMTLSGLASQMEVHHSLILNNLKTLLWKKISNTKYS, encoded by the exons TGTGACCAGTACAAGAAAGGCATCGTCTCAGGCTCTTCCTGCAAGGACCTATGTGATGACCACACATTGGTGTTTCATCAGTGCCTGTCCTCCTCACCCACACATCAG GTGTATCAGGGGCTGTGGAAGGAACGAGAGGTCATTATTAAGTGTGGAGTGGAGGAGAATTTAAAAACAGAGAGCAATCCAGATGCATCTCCACGCAGGGAGAGGGTTCTGTTCGATAAACCCACCAGAGGAACCTCCATGGATGAATTCAAAGAGATGCTGCTCAACTTCCTAAAA GCAAAGCTAGGAGATCAAACATCTCTGATGGTTTTGGTCAGACGCATATTAGCCATGGCAGATGTCAATAGAGACGGGAAGGTTTCTCTGGCAGAAGCCAAATCCATCTGGGCACTATTGCAGCTAAACGAGTTTCTTCTTATGATATCATTACATGAAAGAGAGCATACGTCACAGCTATTGGGGTACTGTGGAGACCTTTACATCACTGAGAAAATCCCCCATGATTCCCTGTATGGCACCAAAATCCCTTCCTTCCTGCAGACCCTGTTGCCCTCCCCTGTGCACACCATGGTTCATCAGTGGTTTTCTCCAGCCTGGCCCAGGAGGGCCAAGATTGCCATCGGCATGCTGGAATTTGTCGAAGAGATTTTTCATGGGACTTATGGCAGCTTTTTCATATGTGAAACAAGCTTCAAAAACATTGGCTACAATAATAAATACGACTTTAAGGTGGTGGATATGCGTAAGGTGGCTACCGAGATGACAATCAAAGACTTTCTCAAAGGCCGGCACTGTGAGCAGAACTCAGACTGCACATATGGGAGCGACTGCACAGCGGCCTGTGACAAGCTTatgaaacaatgtaaaaatgatgTCATCCAACCGAACCTGGCCAAAGCCTGCAAACTAATGCAGGACTACCTGCTCCATGGCTCTCCATCAGATTTAAAAGAGGAGCTGCAGAAGCAGCTGAGGACTTGTATGACTCTGAGTGGCTTGGCCAGCCAGATGGAAGTCCACCATTCGCTCATACTCAACAACCTAAAGACGCTGCTCTGGAAAAAGATCTCCAACACTAAATATTCATAA
- the DIPK1B gene encoding divergent protein kinase domain 1B isoform X4, which produces MHYSSYSELCRGHVCRMIICDQYKKGIVSGSSCKDLCDDHTLVFHQCLSSSPTHQVYQGLWKEREVIIKCGVEENLKTESNPDASPRRERVLFDKPTRGTSMDEFKEMLLNFLKAKLGDQTSLMVLVRRILAMADVNRDGKVSLAEAKSIWALLQLNEFLLMISLHEREHTSQLLGYCGDLYITEKIPHDSLYGTKIPSFLQTLLPSPVHTMVHQWFSPAWPRRAKIAIGMLEFVEEIFHGTYGSFFICETSFKNIGYNNKYDFKVVDMRKVATEMTIKDFLKGRHCEQNSDCTYGSDCTAACDKLMKQCKNDVIQPNLAKACKLMQDYLLHGSPSDLKEELQKQLRTCMTLSGLASQMEVHHSLILNNLKTLLWKKISNTKYS; this is translated from the exons TGTGACCAGTACAAGAAAGGCATCGTCTCAGGCTCTTCCTGCAAGGACCTATGTGATGACCACACATTGGTGTTTCATCAGTGCCTGTCCTCCTCACCCACACATCAG GTGTATCAGGGGCTGTGGAAGGAACGAGAGGTCATTATTAAGTGTGGAGTGGAGGAGAATTTAAAAACAGAGAGCAATCCAGATGCATCTCCACGCAGGGAGAGGGTTCTGTTCGATAAACCCACCAGAGGAACCTCCATGGATGAATTCAAAGAGATGCTGCTCAACTTCCTAAAA GCAAAGCTAGGAGATCAAACATCTCTGATGGTTTTGGTCAGACGCATATTAGCCATGGCAGATGTCAATAGAGACGGGAAGGTTTCTCTGGCAGAAGCCAAATCCATCTGGGCACTATTGCAGCTAAACGAGTTTCTTCTTATGATATCATTACATGAAAGAGAGCATACGTCACAGCTATTGGGGTACTGTGGAGACCTTTACATCACTGAGAAAATCCCCCATGATTCCCTGTATGGCACCAAAATCCCTTCCTTCCTGCAGACCCTGTTGCCCTCCCCTGTGCACACCATGGTTCATCAGTGGTTTTCTCCAGCCTGGCCCAGGAGGGCCAAGATTGCCATCGGCATGCTGGAATTTGTCGAAGAGATTTTTCATGGGACTTATGGCAGCTTTTTCATATGTGAAACAAGCTTCAAAAACATTGGCTACAATAATAAATACGACTTTAAGGTGGTGGATATGCGTAAGGTGGCTACCGAGATGACAATCAAAGACTTTCTCAAAGGCCGGCACTGTGAGCAGAACTCAGACTGCACATATGGGAGCGACTGCACAGCGGCCTGTGACAAGCTTatgaaacaatgtaaaaatgatgTCATCCAACCGAACCTGGCCAAAGCCTGCAAACTAATGCAGGACTACCTGCTCCATGGCTCTCCATCAGATTTAAAAGAGGAGCTGCAGAAGCAGCTGAGGACTTGTATGACTCTGAGTGGCTTGGCCAGCCAGATGGAAGTCCACCATTCGCTCATACTCAACAACCTAAAGACGCTGCTCTGGAAAAAGATCTCCAACACTAAATATTCATAA
- the DIPK1B gene encoding divergent protein kinase domain 1B isoform X5, producing the protein MKKKCDQYKKGIVSGSSCKDLCDDHTLVFHQCLSSSPTHQVYQGLWKEREVIIKCGVEENLKTESNPDASPRRERVLFDKPTRGTSMDEFKEMLLNFLKAKLGDQTSLMVLVRRILAMADVNRDGKVSLAEAKSIWALLQLNEFLLMISLHEREHTSQLLGYCGDLYITEKIPHDSLYGTKIPSFLQTLLPSPVHTMVHQWFSPAWPRRAKIAIGMLEFVEEIFHGTYGSFFICETSFKNIGYNNKYDFKVVDMRKVATEMTIKDFLKGRHCEQNSDCTYGSDCTAACDKLMKQCKNDVIQPNLAKACKLMQDYLLHGSPSDLKEELQKQLRTCMTLSGLASQMEVHHSLILNNLKTLLWKKISNTKYS; encoded by the exons TGTGACCAGTACAAGAAAGGCATCGTCTCAGGCTCTTCCTGCAAGGACCTATGTGATGACCACACATTGGTGTTTCATCAGTGCCTGTCCTCCTCACCCACACATCAG GTGTATCAGGGGCTGTGGAAGGAACGAGAGGTCATTATTAAGTGTGGAGTGGAGGAGAATTTAAAAACAGAGAGCAATCCAGATGCATCTCCACGCAGGGAGAGGGTTCTGTTCGATAAACCCACCAGAGGAACCTCCATGGATGAATTCAAAGAGATGCTGCTCAACTTCCTAAAA GCAAAGCTAGGAGATCAAACATCTCTGATGGTTTTGGTCAGACGCATATTAGCCATGGCAGATGTCAATAGAGACGGGAAGGTTTCTCTGGCAGAAGCCAAATCCATCTGGGCACTATTGCAGCTAAACGAGTTTCTTCTTATGATATCATTACATGAAAGAGAGCATACGTCACAGCTATTGGGGTACTGTGGAGACCTTTACATCACTGAGAAAATCCCCCATGATTCCCTGTATGGCACCAAAATCCCTTCCTTCCTGCAGACCCTGTTGCCCTCCCCTGTGCACACCATGGTTCATCAGTGGTTTTCTCCAGCCTGGCCCAGGAGGGCCAAGATTGCCATCGGCATGCTGGAATTTGTCGAAGAGATTTTTCATGGGACTTATGGCAGCTTTTTCATATGTGAAACAAGCTTCAAAAACATTGGCTACAATAATAAATACGACTTTAAGGTGGTGGATATGCGTAAGGTGGCTACCGAGATGACAATCAAAGACTTTCTCAAAGGCCGGCACTGTGAGCAGAACTCAGACTGCACATATGGGAGCGACTGCACAGCGGCCTGTGACAAGCTTatgaaacaatgtaaaaatgatgTCATCCAACCGAACCTGGCCAAAGCCTGCAAACTAATGCAGGACTACCTGCTCCATGGCTCTCCATCAGATTTAAAAGAGGAGCTGCAGAAGCAGCTGAGGACTTGTATGACTCTGAGTGGCTTGGCCAGCCAGATGGAAGTCCACCATTCGCTCATACTCAACAACCTAAAGACGCTGCTCTGGAAAAAGATCTCCAACACTAAATATTCATAA